From a single Candidatus Eisenbacteria bacterium genomic region:
- a CDS encoding integration host factor subunit beta, whose protein sequence is MTKAEIVDEIAERTGLTKKDVADTVDQFLEAVSRALAAGKHIEIRGFGTFKVKDRKSRLARNPRTGESVPVPPRRVPVFKVSKELKDIVAQV, encoded by the coding sequence ATGACCAAGGCAGAGATAGTCGACGAGATTGCGGAGCGGACCGGGCTGACGAAGAAGGATGTGGCCGACACCGTCGATCAGTTCCTGGAAGCGGTCTCCCGGGCCCTGGCGGCTGGCAAGCACATCGAGATTCGAGGCTTCGGGACCTTCAAGGTGAAGGACCGAAAGTCCCGCCTGGCGAGAAATCCGAGAACCGGCGAGTCGGTCCCGGTGCCCCCTCGACGGGTGCCGGTTTTCAAGGTCTCGAAGGAGCTGAAGGACATAGTCGCCCAGGTCTGA
- a CDS encoding peptidase → MAIPPVPNHAPVAHFDRIRRRVLLFFIDGIGVGTDDPARNPLATGEFPTLRLTESLRPDARVGPPRIAWGLDAAMGVPGLPQSATGQTSILTGINAPKAMGHHVSGFPGPTLRRIIMEHSLLKQVRERGLSATFLNAFRPEYFEMPYAHRRLSATSLATLASGARFRSWEDLLEGRAVTHDLTHWRMRERGYELPERTPEEAGAIIAEEAMQNDFSLFEYFETDRAGHAQDRPRAMRCLADLDRALQTVLSRVDLDRLCVLIVSDHGNLEDGALSTHTANPAIFAMWGPPGDPASTPPRRLTDLAPLALRALGIEPESLTSAS, encoded by the coding sequence ATGGCCATCCCTCCGGTTCCAAATCACGCTCCGGTCGCGCACTTCGATCGCATCCGGCGGCGCGTGCTTCTCTTTTTCATCGATGGCATCGGGGTGGGCACGGACGATCCCGCGCGAAACCCTCTCGCGACCGGCGAGTTTCCCACCCTCCGGCTCACGGAGTCGCTTCGGCCCGATGCCCGGGTCGGGCCGCCGCGAATCGCCTGGGGCCTCGACGCTGCCATGGGGGTGCCCGGTTTACCACAGAGCGCGACGGGGCAGACCTCGATCCTCACCGGGATCAACGCTCCGAAGGCGATGGGGCACCACGTATCCGGCTTTCCGGGGCCCACGCTGCGGCGGATCATCATGGAGCACTCGCTCCTGAAACAGGTGCGCGAGCGCGGCCTGAGCGCCACCTTCCTGAACGCGTTCCGTCCCGAGTACTTCGAGATGCCCTACGCCCACCGTCGCCTCTCCGCGACCTCGCTCGCCACGCTCGCCTCGGGCGCTCGGTTTCGCTCCTGGGAGGATCTCCTCGAGGGACGCGCGGTGACGCACGACCTCACCCACTGGAGGATGCGCGAGCGAGGGTACGAGCTGCCGGAGAGGACCCCGGAGGAGGCGGGCGCGATCATCGCGGAGGAGGCGATGCAGAACGACTTCTCCCTCTTCGAATACTTCGAGACGGACCGTGCCGGCCACGCCCAGGACCGCCCGCGCGCGATGCGGTGCCTGGCCGACCTGGACCGGGCGCTCCAGACGGTGTTGAGCCGCGTCGATCTCGATCGGCTATGCGTGCTGATCGTGAGCGATCACGGAAATCTCGAGGATGGCGCCCTGAGCACCCACACCGCGAACCCGGCGATCTTCGCGATGTGGGGGCCGCCTGGGGACCCGGCTTCCACACCGCCGCGGCGGCTCACCGATCTCGCCCCCCTGGCGCTCCGGGCGCTGGGAATCGAGCCGGAGAGCCTTACTTCAGCCTCTTGA
- a CDS encoding arginine decarboxylase, pyruvoyl-dependent, producing the protein MVADRTNAGFSLVPTRVFFTKGVGSHRDELRSFELALKDAGIEKLNLVHVSSIFPPKCKIIPKDEGVKLIAPGSIAFCVMARLASNEMRRLIASSIGCAIPADKSTYGYLSEHHAYGQTDEYAGEFAEDMAASMLASTLGVEFDESANWDEKEQVFKISGEIIRTFNVTQSAVISAKGWTTVLSSAVFLF; encoded by the coding sequence ATGGTGGCGGACCGGACGAACGCCGGTTTCAGCCTGGTTCCCACGCGGGTGTTCTTCACGAAGGGGGTCGGCAGCCACCGCGACGAGCTGCGTTCCTTCGAGCTGGCGCTCAAGGACGCCGGCATCGAAAAGCTCAACCTCGTCCACGTGTCGAGCATCTTCCCTCCCAAGTGCAAGATCATCCCGAAGGACGAAGGCGTGAAGCTCATCGCCCCCGGGAGCATCGCGTTCTGCGTCATGGCGCGGCTCGCCTCGAACGAGATGCGCCGGCTCATCGCGTCCTCGATCGGCTGCGCCATCCCGGCCGACAAGAGCACGTACGGCTATCTGAGCGAGCACCACGCGTACGGACAGACGGACGAGTATGCCGGCGAGTTCGCCGAGGACATGGCCGCCTCGATGCTCGCGTCGACACTCGGCGTGGAATTCGACGAGAGCGCGAACTGGGACGAAAAGGAGCAGGTGTTCAAGATCTCCGGCGAGATCATCCGCACGTTCAACGTCACCCAATCGGCCGTCATCTCGGCAAAAGGCTGGACAACGGTCCTCTCAAGCGCCGTGTTCTTGTTCTAG
- a CDS encoding YbbR-like domain-containing protein — protein MDRAWFVGSFRLLISMWNGVRAILFDNLGLKLASLLLACLLYAHVVTEQERDAIIQIPIAVVGLADTLTSVGELPPRVAVKVRGKWKDLIRLSLTRPFLSIDLAGAKPGVFQTSITADEISRRAIPPELARIVSVTEVRDPRSVDLAIELKATRTLPVRVRVVGRPAEGYVLHSEPAVVPDSVRVMGPAKLVQEIDTLYTVAVDITGERERIQRLVALALPANVANLETRRCVVTILLDKAGPDSSSDHARVR, from the coding sequence TTGGATCGAGCTTGGTTCGTCGGAAGCTTCCGGCTTCTGATCAGCATGTGGAATGGTGTCCGCGCGATTCTCTTCGATAACCTCGGTCTCAAGCTTGCGTCGCTTCTTCTCGCCTGCCTGCTCTACGCCCACGTCGTCACCGAGCAGGAACGCGACGCCATCATCCAGATTCCAATCGCCGTCGTGGGCTTGGCGGACACGCTGACGAGCGTCGGTGAGCTTCCTCCGCGCGTCGCGGTCAAGGTCCGAGGCAAATGGAAGGATCTGATCCGATTGAGCCTCACGCGGCCGTTCCTTTCGATCGACCTCGCCGGCGCGAAGCCGGGCGTGTTCCAGACGTCGATCACGGCGGACGAGATCTCGCGCCGGGCCATCCCGCCCGAGCTCGCCCGGATCGTGTCCGTGACCGAAGTGCGCGATCCTCGCAGCGTGGATCTCGCGATCGAGCTCAAGGCGACGCGGACCCTGCCCGTCCGCGTGCGCGTGGTGGGGCGCCCCGCGGAGGGGTACGTCCTTCATAGCGAGCCGGCCGTCGTGCCCGATTCGGTGCGGGTGATGGGACCGGCGAAGCTTGTCCAGGAAATCGACACGCTCTACACAGTGGCAGTTGACATCACCGGAGAACGCGAGAGAATCCAGCGCTTGGTCGCTCTGGCCTTGCCCGCGAACGTGGCCAACCTCGAGACGCGTCGCTGCGTCGTCACGATCCTTCTCGATAAGGCGGGGCCCGACTCCTCGTCAGATCACGCGCGGGTCCGGTAA